Part of the Streptomyces europaeiscabiei genome is shown below.
CATCGCTCAGCGCGAAGGCGCCCGGCTCGCCCTCGGCGGCAAGGCCGCGGACGACGGAGGCCGGTTCGTCGAGCCGACCGTCTTCACCGGCGTACACAACAGCATGCGCATCGCCCAGGAGGAGGTCTTCGGTCCCGTCCTCGCCGTGATCCCCTTCCACGACGAGGACGAGGCCGTCACCCTCGCCAACGACAGCCGCTACGGCCTCGGCGCCGGCGTCTGGACCAGCGACATCGGCCGCGCCTTCCGCATGACCGACCGCATCCGCTCCGGCACCGTCTGGGTCAACACCTACCGCGCGGTCAGCTACCTGACGCCCTTCGGCGGCTTCAAGGACTCCGGCATCGGCCGCGAGAACGGCATCGGCGCCGTCACGGCGTACCTGGAGGACAAGAGCGTCTGGATCAACACCGGCGCGGCCAGCGGCAATCCGTTCGTCCTGCGCTGAAAGGCCCCACAAAGACATCTCCCCGGCGGCACGAGCAACGGAGCTTCCCATGTCGCAGTCCAGCACCCCTGTCCCCGCACCGACCCGGGTCACCGCCAACGTCGTACGTGGCTGTCTGGGCAACCTCGTCGAGTGGTACGACTGGTTCATCTACGCCACGTTCAGCATCTACTTCGCGTCCGTGTTCTTCCCCAAGGGCAACCAGACGGCCCAGCTCCTGTCCACAGCGGTCGTCTTCGCCGTCGGCTTTCTGATACGTCCGCTCGGCGGCTGGCTGCTCGGCGCATACGCCGACCGGCACGGCCGCCGCCAGGCACTGACCCTGTCGGTCACACTCATGAGCATCGGCTCGCTGACCATCGCGTTCACCCCCTCCCACGACGCCATCGGCCTCTGGGCACCGGCCCTCCTGGTGCTGGCGAGGCTCGCCCAAGGACTTTCCGTCGGCGGCGAGTTCGGCTCCAGCGCCTCCTACCTCGCCGAGATCGCCCCGCCCGGCCGACGGGGCTTCTACTCCAGCTTCCAGTACGTGTCCATCGTGCTCGGCCAGCTGGCCGCGCTGCTCGTGATGATCGTGCTGCAGAACCTGCTGACCGAGGGCCAGTTGCAGAGCTGGGGCTGGCGCATCCCCTTCGTGATCGGCGCCGTCTCCGGACTGGTCGTGATGTACCTGCGCCGCACCATGGAGGAGTCGCAGCACTTCCAGGAGGAACAGGCGAAAGCCGCCGCGCAGGAGCCGGACGCCAAGGAGCGCAAGGGGTTGCGGGCTCTGTTCGCCGAGTACCCGCGCCAGCTGATCGCCGTGTTCGGGCTGGCCATCGGCGGCACCGTCGCCTTCTACACCTACACCACCTACCTGCAGAAGTACCTGGTGAACACGGCGGGCATCCCCAAGTCGACGGTCTCCGTCATCGGCTTCGCCGCCCTGTTCGTGTTCATGCTGCTCCAGCCTGTGGCCGGCCATCTGTCCGACCGCGTGGGTAGACGCCCGGTGATGCTCGTCTTCTGCGTCGGCGGCATGCTGCTCACCGTCCCGATCATGACCGTCCTCGGCCACACCGGTAGTCCGTGGATCGCCTTCCTGCTGATGACGATCGCCCTCACCTTCGTCAGCTGCTACTCGGCCCTGGCCGCCATCATCAAGGCGGAGATGTTCCCCACCAAGGTCCGGGCCCTGGGAGTCGGCCTCCCGCACGCCCTGGTCGCCGCCACCTTCGGCGGGATGACCGAACCCATCGCCCTGGGCCTCAAGAACAGCGGCCACGAGACGGTCTTCTTCTGGTACGTCACCGGGTGCATCGCGCTGACCTTCCTGGCCACCCTCCTCGTACCCGAGCCGTCCCGCACCTCGCTTCTGGAAACCGCCG
Proteins encoded:
- a CDS encoding MFS transporter translates to MSQSSTPVPAPTRVTANVVRGCLGNLVEWYDWFIYATFSIYFASVFFPKGNQTAQLLSTAVVFAVGFLIRPLGGWLLGAYADRHGRRQALTLSVTLMSIGSLTIAFTPSHDAIGLWAPALLVLARLAQGLSVGGEFGSSASYLAEIAPPGRRGFYSSFQYVSIVLGQLAALLVMIVLQNLLTEGQLQSWGWRIPFVIGAVSGLVVMYLRRTMEESQHFQEEQAKAAAQEPDAKERKGLRALFAEYPRQLIAVFGLAIGGTVAFYTYTTYLQKYLVNTAGIPKSTVSVIGFAALFVFMLLQPVAGHLSDRVGRRPVMLVFCVGGMLLTVPIMTVLGHTGSPWIAFLLMTIALTFVSCYSALAAIIKAEMFPTKVRALGVGLPHALVAATFGGMTEPIALGLKNSGHETVFFWYVTGCIALTFLATLLVPEPSRTSLLETAETPASRPRPKTAPLA